Proteins encoded by one window of Bacteroidales bacterium:
- a CDS encoding ComEC family competence protein — MWSKMPFVRILIPFIIGILAYRAFPAEFTFNSILFIVIAILTLLAAWLFVFKSLISYSIRLVQSVLLLICVLFVGYLVAYNNDIRNKSDFIGDMVGNEPVEMILKINNEVEQKKNSMKTAVSALAFKSDSGWEHCSGKILLYIANQDSQPKLNYGDIIVAKIYLNSVQEPLFNSDFNYKEFLVNKNIYHQSYVREYAVLERNCGNKIMAFALNVRNKIANILEKSLGSNDEFGVVSAMLTGYRADISADMMRAYSGAGVIHIMSVSGLHVGVIYMMITAFMGLFGFLQKRKVLNVIIALALIWFYETLVGLSASVLRSAVMISFVLIGKAINRTISSYNSLAAAAFILLAINAGTLGEIGFQLSFLAVLGILLFQRPIYNLLNVNNKWLDQIWQLTCVSIAAQLITLPLILFYFGQFPVYFLISNIIVVPLSSLILYLGMATVLLSWIPFLGDVMIFITLWATKIMNHIVIYIESLPFAIISNIYIYAAVAVILFALLCLFYMMFTQKRFKLIYPIFILSILAVFTQWNLNFKNSKSQAAFYIKDGQSYIVGVKHEKTVYLTNSSATNEISPYLVSRLQTYLERNSFKAVILPNFFNDNTIYKDEQFLAWKNYKMLTWMERKMPQNAHLLPNLDVMLAPNLSKYYFQKQNENLPIKKVMSKIKDESPSMINISNKREMIIQN, encoded by the coding sequence ATGTGGTCTAAAATGCCATTTGTTAGAATTTTAATTCCTTTTATTATAGGAATATTGGCATATAGAGCATTTCCTGCGGAATTTACTTTCAATTCAATTTTATTTATTGTTATTGCTATTTTAACTCTGCTCGCAGCGTGGCTTTTCGTTTTTAAATCGTTAATTTCTTACAGTATTAGATTAGTTCAGAGTGTTTTGCTGCTGATTTGCGTTCTTTTTGTTGGATATCTCGTGGCTTATAACAACGATATTAGGAATAAAAGTGATTTTATTGGAGATATGGTTGGCAATGAGCCTGTAGAAATGATTTTGAAAATAAACAATGAGGTAGAGCAGAAGAAAAACAGCATGAAAACTGCCGTTTCAGCATTGGCTTTTAAATCAGATTCTGGCTGGGAGCATTGTAGCGGAAAAATTTTATTATATATTGCAAATCAAGATTCTCAGCCGAAGCTAAATTATGGCGATATTATTGTTGCAAAAATATATTTGAATAGTGTGCAGGAGCCTTTGTTTAATTCGGATTTTAATTATAAGGAATTTCTGGTGAATAAAAATATTTATCATCAAAGCTACGTGAGGGAATATGCTGTGTTAGAAAGGAATTGTGGCAATAAGATAATGGCTTTTGCATTAAATGTGCGAAATAAAATAGCAAATATTTTGGAAAAAAGCTTGGGTAGCAACGATGAGTTTGGTGTTGTATCTGCGATGCTCACAGGGTATAGAGCTGATATTAGTGCGGATATGATGCGTGCGTATAGCGGAGCCGGAGTTATTCATATAATGTCAGTTTCGGGACTGCATGTGGGCGTTATTTACATGATGATAACAGCTTTTATGGGACTGTTCGGCTTTTTGCAAAAAAGAAAAGTTTTAAATGTAATTATAGCGCTTGCGTTGATATGGTTTTATGAAACTCTCGTAGGACTTTCTGCTTCGGTGCTAAGGTCGGCAGTTATGATAAGTTTTGTTTTAATTGGAAAAGCTATAAATCGCACTATTAGCTCGTACAACAGCTTGGCTGCTGCTGCATTTATTTTGCTTGCTATCAATGCTGGTACCTTGGGCGAAATCGGATTTCAATTGTCGTTTTTGGCAGTTTTAGGAATATTGCTTTTCCAGCGTCCAATCTATAATTTGCTAAATGTAAATAATAAATGGCTTGACCAAATATGGCAATTAACTTGTGTTTCAATAGCCGCTCAGCTAATTACTTTGCCGCTGATTTTGTTTTATTTTGGACAATTCCCTGTGTATTTCTTGATTTCAAATATTATTGTTGTGCCGCTATCAAGTTTGATACTCTATCTTGGTATGGCAACTGTGCTTTTGTCGTGGATTCCGTTTTTAGGTGATGTTATGATTTTTATAACATTGTGGGCAACAAAAATTATGAATCACATTGTTATTTACATAGAATCTTTGCCCTTTGCGATAATTTCAAATATTTACATTTACGCTGCTGTTGCGGTTATTCTTTTTGCTTTGTTGTGCTTGTTTTATATGATGTTTACTCAAAAGCGCTTCAAACTTATATATCCGATTTTTATTTTATCAATACTTGCCGTTTTTACACAATGGAATCTTAATTTTAAAAATTCTAAAAGTCAAGCTGCTTTTTATATTAAAGATGGTCAATCATACATTGTAGGCGTAAAACATGAAAAAACGGTTTATCTAACTAATTCGTCCGCTACGAATGAAATTTCGCCTTATCTTGTTTCGAGGCTGCAAACCTATCTTGAAAGGAATTCCTTTAAAGCTGTTATTTTACCTAATTTTTTTAATGATAACACTATTTATAAAGACGAACAATTTTTGGCTTGGAAAAACTATAAAATGCTAACTTGGATGGAAAGAAAAATGCCACAAAATGCTCATTTGCTGCCAAATCTAGACGTGATGCTTGCTCCGAATTTAAGCAAATATTATTTCCAAAAACAAAATGAAAATTTGCCAATAAAAAAAGTCATGTCGAAAATCAAGGACGAATCCCCGTCTATGATAAATATTTCTAATAAAAGGGAAATGATAATACAGAATTGA